Proteins encoded in a region of the Elaeis guineensis isolate ETL-2024a chromosome 7, EG11, whole genome shotgun sequence genome:
- the LOC140859219 gene encoding putative germin-like protein 2-1 — protein sequence MAAHFLFLALLTLASSHAIASDPSQLQDFCVADLNSDVFVNGFVCKDPKQAKAEDFFFSGLDKAGDTGNKPGSNVTLIAVNQIPGLNTLGISLARLDFAPNGVIPPHTHPRATEILTVLEGTLYVGFVTSNPNNQLFTKVLNKGDVFVFPQGLIHFQFNYGKTNAVALSGLSSQNPGVILVPNAVFGAKPPIFDDVVAKAFQLDKKTVDWLQAQF from the exons ATGGCTGCCCATTTCCTCTTCCTTGCTCTCCTTACTCTGGCTTCATCTCATGCCATTGCTTCTGATCCTAGCCAACTCCAAGACTTCTGCGTCGCTGATCTTAACTCAGATG TGTTTGTAAATGGGTTTGTCTGTAAGGACCCGAAGCAGGCCAAAGCCGAAGATTTCTTCTTCTCTGGACTTGACAAGGCCGGTGACACAGGAAACAAACCTGGGTCTAATGTGACTCTAATCGCTGTGAACCAAATTCCCGGGCTCAACACCCTTGGCATCTCACTAGCTCGTCTAGACTTTGCACCCAATGGTGTCATCCCTCCTCACACCCATCCACGGGCTACTGAGATCCTTACGGTGTTGGAAGGCACACTCTATGTCGGCTTCGTAACATCCAACCCCAACAACCAGCTCTTCACTAAGGTCCTTAACAAGGGTGATGTGTTCGTATTTCCTCAAGGTCTCATCCACTTCCAATTCAACTATGGGAAGACCAATGCTGTTGCCCTTTCTGGTCTGAGCAGCCAGAACCCCGGTGTGATCCTCGTACCCAATGCAGTCTTTGGAGCGAAGCCACCCATCTTTGATGATGTTGTTGCCAAGGCCTTTCAGTTGGATAAGAAGACTGTAGATTGGCTCCAGGCCCAATTCTAG